Proteins encoded by one window of Mesorhizobium sp. INR15:
- a CDS encoding transporter substrate-binding domain-containing protein: MGADTGRKQTSEPWRVGVLFSRTGFMSVIEETQLRGTLIAIDQINERGGVHGRPIEPVIYNPGSDVRSYGQYAKRLMVEDGVSTIFGCYTSSSRRAVLPVVERLDGLLWYPTLYEGFEFSPNVIYTGATPNQNSVQLCRVLMEQFGKRFFFIGSDYIYPRESNRVMREMVRNNGGSIVGERYLRLEADRSEFIPLLRDIKRAQPDVIFSTVVGESTTFLYQAYHDMGLNPKVVPIASLTTTEAEIRAMGHDVGEGHFTAASYFQGIETETNNDFVTHYHKLYGDDEPTNMCLEASYFQVNLFARTLEQTNSLETRQLRNSVMGTEFEAPQGCVSINPVWGHADVWTRIGRANRQGQFDIVFQSPTSVRSDPYLIGYGRRFELAECA; the protein is encoded by the coding sequence ATGGGAGCAGATACAGGACGAAAACAGACCTCCGAGCCGTGGCGTGTCGGCGTGTTGTTCTCGCGCACGGGCTTCATGTCCGTCATCGAGGAAACACAGTTGCGCGGAACCCTGATCGCTATCGATCAGATTAACGAACGCGGTGGTGTCCACGGACGCCCCATCGAGCCGGTGATCTACAATCCCGGTTCCGACGTGCGCTCTTACGGCCAGTATGCCAAGCGCTTGATGGTCGAAGATGGCGTCAGCACCATCTTTGGCTGCTACACGTCTTCGAGCCGCAGGGCGGTTCTGCCGGTCGTTGAGCGGCTGGACGGGTTGCTGTGGTATCCGACCCTCTACGAGGGCTTCGAGTTTTCCCCCAATGTGATCTACACCGGGGCAACGCCCAACCAGAACTCGGTTCAGCTCTGCCGCGTCCTCATGGAGCAGTTCGGAAAGCGCTTTTTCTTTATCGGGTCGGATTACATCTACCCGCGCGAGTCAAACCGCGTCATGCGTGAAATGGTGCGCAACAATGGCGGTTCGATTGTCGGCGAGCGCTATCTGAGACTGGAAGCCGACCGCAGTGAATTCATACCATTGCTGCGCGATATCAAGCGGGCGCAACCGGACGTGATTTTCTCCACTGTCGTCGGTGAATCGACCACCTTCCTCTATCAGGCCTATCACGACATGGGCCTCAATCCGAAGGTCGTGCCGATCGCCAGCCTGACCACCACGGAAGCCGAGATCAGGGCCATGGGGCATGATGTCGGTGAGGGGCATTTCACCGCCGCCTCGTATTTCCAGGGCATCGAGACCGAGACAAACAATGATTTCGTCACGCATTATCACAAGCTCTATGGCGACGACGAGCCGACCAACATGTGCCTGGAAGCGTCCTACTTTCAGGTCAATCTTTTCGCCCGCACGCTCGAGCAGACAAATTCGCTGGAGACGCGCCAACTGCGCAATTCGGTGATGGGCACGGAATTCGAGGCACCGCAGGGCTGTGTTTCCATCAACCCCGTCTGGGGACATGCCGACGTGTGGACCCGTATTGGCCGCGCCAATCGGCAAGGGCAGTTTGATATCGTGTTCCAGTCCCCGACCAGCGTGCGGTCCGACCCCTATTTGATAGGCTATGGCCGTCGGTTCGAGCTTGCGGAATGCGCGTAA